A window from Heliangelus exortis chromosome 17, bHelExo1.hap1, whole genome shotgun sequence encodes these proteins:
- the BFAR gene encoding bifunctional apoptosis regulator — protein sequence MEDETSQGEMERAKGETHAAPGTARQISVSEFQCHCCYDILVNPTTLNCGHSFCRHCLALWWVSSKKNECPECREKWEGFPKVNILLRDVIEKLFADALEQRKEDIQQNSEVARSLATFQKYGNDQIPTVPNTGRINPRGGGFFSGVLTALTCVAVVLLGYHWSSREFEEDLLVHKPVAKWTAEEVILWLEQLGPWASHYKERFLLEKVNGRLLLTLTEEDFMKDPYSIENSNHRKAIMAELECVKTLGVKPPQNLWEYKAVNPGKSLFLLYALKNSPRLSMLYLYLFDYAEAFLPFIHTICPMQEDTYEDIVTKLLDLKDPSWKQWREFIVKYLFLPYQLIAEFAWDWLDVHYWTSRFIIVNAMLLSVLELFSFWRLWSRRELKTIPHRMWRYFWKVSTQGLFVAIFWPFIPQFVCNCLFYWALYFNPIINIDLVVKEARRLETQVQ from the exons ATGGAAGATGAGACTTCACAAGGTGAAATGGAGAGGGCAAAAGGTGAAACACACGCTGCCCCTGGGACTGCTCGGCAGATATCGGTTAGTGAGTTCCAGTGCCACTGCTGTTACGACATTCTGGTCAATCCCACCACCCTGAACTGTGGGCACAGCTTCTGTAGACATTGTCTGGCCTTGTGGTGGGTGTCATCCAAGAAGAATGAATGCCctgaatgcagagaaaaatgggaAGGGTTCCCCAAAGTCAACATCCTTCTCAG GGATGTTATTGAAAAGCTATTTGCTGATGCCCttgaacaaagaaaagaagatattCAACAAAACAGTGAAGTAGCCCGCAGCTTAGCAACCTTCCAAAAATATGGGAATGACCAGATTCCTACAGTTCCGAACACGGGAAGAATTAATCCTCGAGGAGGAGGGTTTTTCTCAGGCGTTCTGACAGCTTTAACTTGTGTAGCT GTAGTTCTACTTGGATATcactggagcagcagagaattTGAAGAAGATCTTCTTGTTCATAAACCTGTTGCTAAATGGACTGCTGAGGAAGTGATACTTTGGCTAGAGCAGCTGGGTCCATGGGCTTCACATtataaagaaagatttttactGGAGAAAGTGAATGGAAG GCTTCTCCTAACGCTGACAGAGGAGGATTTCATGAAAGATCCATACAGTATAGAGAACAGTAACCACAGAAAAGCTATTATGGCAGAACTGGAATGTGTGAAAACTTTAGGTGTTAAACCACCACAAAACCTTTGGGAATATAAG GCAGTAAATCCAGGAAAATCACTCTTTCTTCTTTATGCACTGAAGAATTCTCCAAGGCTCAGCATGTTATACTTATATTTGTTTGATTATGCAGAAGCTTTCCTACCTTTTATCCACACAATTTGCCCTATGCAAGAAGACACCTATGAAGATATTGTCACAAAACTATTA gaccttaaagatccttCTTGGAAACAGTGGAGAGAATTCATtgtaaagtatttatttttgccATACCAGTTGATAGCTGAATTTGCTTGGGACTGGCTGGATGTGCACTACTGGACCTCAAGATTTATAATTGTAAATGCCATGTTACTCTCTGTTCTGGAGTTATTCTCCTTTTGGAGACTTTGGTCAAGAAGAGAATTGAA GACCATTCCTCACAGAATGTGGAGATATTTCTGGAAGGTGTCGACCCAGGGTCTCTTTGTTGCTATTTTTTGGCCTTTCATTCCTCAGTTTGTCTGCAATTGTTTGTTTTACTGGGCCTTGTACTTTAACCCAATTATAAACATTGATTTAGTGGTTAAAGAGGCAAGGCGTCTGGAGACACAAGTGCAGTGA
- the PLA2G10 gene encoding group 10 secretory phospholipase A2: protein MEPHRPPLPLRPPLLLLLLLLLLAVYKGTFGEAHLRNRRGILELAGAIRCTTGRSPFAYLRYGCYCGLGGRGWPKDRVDWCCFNHDCCYGKAEQAGCNPKTENYHWECEDNAVVCESLEDKCQKMACECDREAAKCFSKAPYNPKYLLWPDFMCGEIQPLCRY, encoded by the exons ATGGAACCCCACCGCCCACCGCTGCCCCTGCGACCGCccctgctgctgttgctgctgctgctgttgctggcCG TTTATAAAGGCACTTTCGGGGAAGCCCATCTTAGAAATCGAAGAGGAATTCTAGAATTAGCTGGAGCCATCAGATGTACTACAGGGAGATCTCCTTTTGCCTACCTACGATATGGATGCTACTGTGGtctgggaggaagaggatggcCTAAGGACAGAGTAGACTG GTGCTGCTTTAACCATGACTGCTGCTATGGTAAGGCAGAACAAGCAGGTTGTAatccaaagacagaaaattaccacTGGGAATGTGAAGACAATGCTGTTGTGTGTG aatcaCTAGAAGACAAATGCCAAAAAATGGCATGTGAATGCGATCGTGAAGCTGCCAAATGTTTTTCTAAAGCTCCTTATAATCCAAAATACCTTTTGTGGCCAGACTTTATGTGTGGTGAGATTCAGCCTTTGTGTAGGTATTAG